One Drosophila kikkawai strain 14028-0561.14 chromosome 3L, DkikHiC1v2, whole genome shotgun sequence genomic window carries:
- the LOC108075035 gene encoding uncharacterized protein isoform X5, translating into MERRQALDSSMSSLYSAASSSNPHPHPRQLQSQQSQQSQQSQLDAFNYSATMSSSSPTPSQAMSTGMSTSHHATSSSTTGSLRATTIGTVVVRCGPVQLVIALLQSPEKIYIKVVELEPKITALGDNLDESLRMQREHDETLRNLQSLPGPMDEFVQKADKLLASKRISSELVNAMADTLNIIWQDILNLLQDRQHILILCTQFHDKMTQCFRKMDQLELACEEILQPLDVPRIQEFLNRFKQLRIDMLTGVMAALKDGNELLAQLEELEKLETLDTRPEHIKRDATRAVHQVQQWLEALHDRRNDLELAWQTRKTQMEQCLALALLGRELVDLEAALQKARIELNTMYSLGECEHTANEMLAKYRDWKQQALLLRDRALKITRAKEKVQSAGHFTSDEACARAYAVLSGCTEHLDLVDQREHWLHQSREFFAKAEHTLSVLEKLELELASVKLPPNSPESYAMFSKVERDVRNFTEEPIRIGYGILDEVGRTQPETHGVKRVLDELENRKAYIEGICAHSSEDQQKVQRALSEFLTQHNELLAWLRASGQMHLQQNVDMGRNLHQAKQFLLQHHELMQDLEIKGELINMLLESIKIHLESLSPQQRYDVDSKAESLHKHWIELKDLVLKRVDCVSLLIDFFELANELSSQLDNLERQLQQTPSDEHKLQFLQATWTGIAATYSELKSRGQRFINLKIVDPYLETKSSAQAVQETLNGFSKRQVDVTSSLENWTTSIEEKRQVEYLLEKVMSDNEETVAKSTQVDTQLYPVFTSTSVDAKQLLVSTREKLTHVSQDIERAQDEIQQRIQTTLSIQTKDQPSLAKIEQVINNLRMLKAKLDGIKYDYRTLVESILQFLENTVQLRREIDEYFARQQQQQPSSGADRSIAEHEKFRDQCMDKFRSLITQSELLIDRVRVLEPPGAREIDTDRILKLLENLRLHFESNSSARMSTLERQEKIEQFRGDLEDIDRSLDSVSQQLHEINNQSVDSLAAAKTTSLAFEYFERTIELLEKRIEKFTESTSQQLLISNPESERYVKDELRKLNDKWQSFKDQVKQKRKSLNQATEFFEVVEKIDAEYREISYFYSSVSNKVPYLRDPIEAANLVNDIEKYVTSREAALRAKLDSASQCAHDMSKVSTLYNDVMNIFQSFIKLKMDINVVAERLKQEQRQKEQRERDARDQAEREKAQREAEAKERLFREEQSRLESQRQQAAIEQAQRELAARELALREQAVREEEAKLKAIREQASREQLAREQAAREEELRIQTLREIAKREEEVRLQSKREEETRIRREEEDRIRRDNEARSKREEEARIQREEITRLQTLRDQVDQQRIVTENIRKDIQVNSIFTELRYASPLFIRPLKDAVTREGDRFTFECEVTGTPEPTVEWFKDGISIQNNSDYKTTFDKGICRLVIEETFTADSARFSCRASNLVGTCDTNATLSVRENAAEVQLVPPRILRFLESGKATEGSSFQFACVVAGVPLPTVQWFKNDKCIDDSPDYVISYNNGEATLRFEEVFLEDDAVYTCSASNPAGIEHCSASLIVEPLEPTELPSFKVPLSNAMARVGQKIKLEAIVSGIPRPEIYWLHNGKPFQPRDSKYEYGRVTLLIPQAYPNDAGSYVLSAKNLAGEAYTSCNVIVKGRLPNETSDSEMASDIEPIKPAVHLPLKDVSIFEGKPVRLDCVIVGQPEPEVIWYHNERPVKESADVQLLFQGDRCSLIIQEVYQEDAGHYKVVAINSAGETSSSCELKVTPLNQAEPATRAQAERQSMPKDTQPKFERLLSDVLADEGEQVILEVQASGDQPLTAQWFLTNKDVQLSDRVTTKADSESGIFKLILNNVSADDKGVYTVKVSNRAGDAKCFSHLIVKSVNAPENRRSSQSSVEIVDRHQCPEFRELFSDKQGQIDDVIKFECIVKGKPTPKVHWFFNDQPVHGHNFLVSTSGDRQVLTIQKLTHDAVGKISCVAENEAGKATCVAFLNIIGSGLPASSDVQTMTQEHNTESSRVTIKKQTFTTTSTSQVNSYEGNAPQTEVHHSSAHIDQSLKQLGQQRPEIVESHHYQELHKSKEMSSPSVQQKSFTLIQSSAPNGQSAVAIPDSPTRLRREIAPRFTTPLSGKIVDQGSDVSMEAIYDGFPSPEIKVEKNGGQLFDDAHTKISNKCNRVTIELKQVNVADAGRYAVTASNAVGQSTSTADLVVKKTIFPPVFGRRLQAQVSKKGEKLVMEVEVTGLPDPTVTWLKDDKPLKDAGISQHRLLAQGNSYRLIIEKAQTSDSGKYMVRATNAGGEAKSIADCAILEPSPERMQEVVKTIVYETGPVQIPSSDFKTEIQTPTQTQSEPQPSFENSQTDVTSANDLHGLSESKVITEHRCTTEATMRLEHKSNYLDLPELTPRPKTPTTNDTITITTNTAGQDQTDQSQPTTVKAPPPAVPPKPCTPVVATTFGLQQQQQPPQMQTLTSTRYEQSEHKSSTSTSSFDYFKKIDEETISQRPKPLAFKPLETVVRQPQAQTLAEELRSLNLIPGDAPEFCYSPKPERMEPKVPLINEKIKILSEVQPKEPPPQGGVPVFPPPLQTVQHETTTTKEVKVEYGQPIVRPAAVLATPAQQNPRSPSPKPSAEGVAMSRLWTPSGVTGYSSDVEHKSEKTVISSTLATPTPTKELNAPFLVNQIVKSIPPPTTTSAPVTHVVNVQLEPGTPPEICFAPKVEDTTSRRRSLVESMEQKLEQNLIQGPSKVLPHSVPTLTPATAPPPQSKPILSSSTYRPPPPVLPNRLGLYESDYESDRYKYSGSESDVEPGNRNQQHQQATTETSFKSSGYTADTEEHSSYRKSETSFYETKSSSSTQPGQIPKLHPEPPAPVYFTPKPQTQVPPQANFSSQEAKDYYTSSSLTSNYSHNMQSSSSHHETKFSSTTAGVAPPPVVTYPSPIPAQRKTPAAEFSDYSSEIDERFRSVSRANESDAEIKGYRVVFPPTPTPRTNIAANGHKSPVVVVTPSPMEFEPTPPEVGSSYARPKFEPIGKEIRHEIKRESSSSKQQQSKFTQNQQQSQPVYKPKPVAAKFIAATQQQQHQPQANARPTMYYNAVAGAPMHLAKVATETKNVMQMHESTESSQRVVNMQQTKRVIHFDGPQEQRDQQIVLEPFPYSPATSRTPSRQSHLPPPATPTKFVPGEFRESDYESEVEGARIQPLWSPYGDGLTKGYRRVAPPQGAGRSCSLPRTYERVLSPMEFDRGPEMPSKIHVDINTLRKEQRGGSTVTTQHRTQSLNRNSTMRQQQQQQQSMDQIDRAGTLPRYGYNSLQQQAENQGRRMGSTFLQKSHQFVEDVSRDVRSSNASNGIRPGFKRAPSEGSNQQPQAFRDESRVSQYGTKCVDPNTGLIYFKYDFGYEFGILFPGEGHKFVSSQWNSNSSGSNASKPIQNGRHSPYPLKLAPGNNELVIPVQHERSSHGYSSDNEIQRRSQASRNWSSGRPMAPRSSINSQQKRYSLPSCHNLDIHLDRLHAQAPRLPPDQMVRTVPELPNTEPVNAHLNRDELAQRQPLFITPLKDIAVGVGGTARFECIVQAHPQPQVNWTHNGGHLESGSRHCIEYRNGVCRLTLPQAYPDDNGSYACTAMNRLGAASTSGNLNVSSTNRGFRY; encoded by the exons ATGGAACGCCGCCAAGCCCTAGACTCATCGATGTCTTCGCTGTACTCGGCCGCTTCCTCCTCGAACCCCCATCCGCATCCCCGCCAGCTCCAGTCACAGCAATCGCAGCAGTCACAGCAGTCCCAGCTAGACGCCTTCAATTATTCAGCAACAATGTCATCATCGTCGCCGACTCCAAGCCAGGCCATGTCCACGGGCATGTCCACGAGCCACCACGCCACCTCTAGCAGCACCACAGGTTCCCTCAGAGCCACCACCATCGGCACTGTTGTCGTCCGCTGCGGACCCGTACAGCTGGTGATAGCGCTCCTacaa AGTCCCGAAAAGATCTACATAAAGGTGGTAGAACTGGAGCCAAAGATCACAGCCTTGGGCGATAATCTAGACGAATCGTTGCGTATGCAAAGGGAGCACGATGAGACTCTCCGAAACCTACAG AGCCTGCCTGGACCCATGGATGAGTTCGTGCAGAAGGCAGACAAACTGCTGGCCAGCAAGCGAATCAGTTCGGAGCTCGTCAATGCCATGGCCGATACCCTAAACATCATCTGGCAGGACATTCTAAATCTCCTGCAGGACCGTCAACACATTCTTATACTTTGCACACAGTTCCATGACAAGATGACGCAGTGCTTCCGAAAGATGGATCAGCTAGAATTGGCCTGCGAGGAAATCCTGCAGCCCCTAGATGTCCCCCGTATCCAAGAGTTCCTCAACAGATTCAAGCAACTGAGAATTGACATGCTCACCGGCGTGATGGCCGCTCTAAAGGATGGCAACGAACTGCTGGCCCAGTTGGAGGAACTGGAGAAGCTGGAGACACTTGATACGAGACCGGAGCACATAAAGCGCGATGCCACGAGGGCTGTGCACCAGGTTCAACAGTGGCTGGAGGCCCTGCACGATCGAAGAAACGATCTGGAACTCGCCTGGCAGACGAGAAAGACCCAAATGGAGCAGTGCCTAGCCTTGGCCCTACTGGGACGGGAATTGGTGGATCTAGAGGCGGCTCTGCAAAAGGCTCGCATCGAACTAAACACCATGTACAGCCTGGGAGAGTGCGAGCACACGGCCAATGAAATGCTCGCCAAATACAGGGATTGGAAGCAACAGGCTCTGTTGCTCCGAGATCGAGCTCTTAAGATAACCAGAGCCAAGGAGAAGGTCCAGTCCGCTGGTCATTTCACCTCCGATGAGGCCTGTGCTCGGGCCTATGCCGTCCTTAGTGGCTGCACCGAGCACTTGGATCTGGTGGATCAACGGGAACACTGGCTGCACCAATCCCGAGAGTTCTTTGCCAAGGCCGAGCACACTCTGAGTGTCCTTGAGAAACTCGAACTGGAGCTGGCCAGTGTGAAACTGCCGCCCAATTCCCCCGAGAGCTATGCCATGTTCTCCAAAGTGGAGCGTGATGTTCGAAACTTCACCGAGGAGCCAATCCGCATCGGTTATGGCATCCTGGACGAGGTGGGACGCACGCAGCCGGAGACGCATGGCGTAAAGAGGGTGCTCGATGAGCTGGAAAACCGCAAAGCCTATATCGAGGGTATCTGCGCCCACAGCAGCGAGGATCAGCAGAAGGTGCAGAGGGCCTTGAGTGAGTTCCTGACTCAACACAACGAGCTCTTGGCCTGGCTAAGGGCCTCGGGTCAGATGCATCTTCAGCAGAACGTGGATATGGGAAGGAATCTCCACCAAGCCAAGCAGTTTCTCCTGCAGCACCATGAACTCATGCAGGATCTAGAG ATCAAGGGAGAGCTAATCAACATGCTACTGGAGTCCATCAAGATCCATCTGGAGTCTCTAAGTCCCCAGCAGCGCTACGATGTGGACTCCAAGGCAGAGTCACTGCACAAACACTGGATCGAGCTAAAGGATTTGGTGCTGAAGCGTGTGGACTGTGTCTCCCTGCTGATTGATTTCTTCGAGCTGGCCAACGAGCTCTCCAGCCAGCTGGATAACCTAGagcggcagctgcagcaaACACCATCCGATGAGCACAAGCTGCAGTTCCTCCAGGCCACCTGGACGGGAATTGCAGCCACCTACAGCGAGCTCAAGTCACGCGGTCAGAGATTCATCAACTTAAAA ATTGTGGATCCATATCTCGAGACCAAATCCTCGGCACAGGCGGTGCAAGAGACGCTGAACGGCTTCAGTAAGCGGCAGGTCGACGTGACGAGCAGTTTGGAGAATTGGACGACCAGCATCGAGGAGAAGCGCCAAGTGGAATACCTACTCGAGAAAGTCATGAGCGACAACGAGGAG ACTGTGGCCAAGAGCACACAGGTGGACACCCAGTTGTATCCCGTCTTCACCTCGACCAGCGTGGATGCCAAACAGCTGCTGGTCAGCACCCGCGAGAAGCTCACCCACGTCAGCCAGGACATTGAGAGGGCTCAGGATGAGATCCAGCAGCGCATCCAGACCACACTCAGCATCCAAACAAAGGACCAGCCCTCGCTGGCCAAGATCGAGCAGGTGATCAACAACCTGCGCATGCTGAAGGCCAAGTTGGATGGCATCAAGTATGACTATCGCACGCTGGTGGAGAGCATCCTTCAGTTTCTGGAGAACACGGTGCAGCTGCGTCGCGAAATCGACGAGTACTTCGctcgtcagcagcagcagcagccatctTCTGGCGCTGATCGGAGTATTGCAGAGCACGAGAAATTCCGCGATCAGTGCATGGATAAATTTAGATCGTTAATCACACAATCCGAGCTGCTGATCGATCGGGTGCGCGTACTGGAACCGCCGGGAGCCCGCGAAATCGACACCGATCGCATACTGAAGTTGCTCGAGAATCTGCGACTGCACTTCGAGTCGAACAGCAGTGCCAGGATGTCGACGCTGGAGCGGCAGGAGAAGATTGAGCAGTTCCGCGGCGATCTCGAGGACATCGATCGTAGTCTGGACAGTGTTAGCCAGCAGCTGCACGAGATCAACAACCAGAGTGTGGATAGTTTAGCGGCGGCCAAGACCACGTCGCTGGCGTTTGAATATTTTGAACGGACCATAGAG ctGCTCGAGAAGCGGATCGAGAAGTTTACGGAGTCCACGAGCCAACAACTTTTGATTAGCAATCCCGAGAGCGAGCGTTATGTCAAGGACGAACTGCGCAAGCTCAACGACAAGTGGCAGAGCTTCAAGGATCAGGTGAAGCAGAAACGAAAGAGCCTTAACCAGGCAACCGAGTTCTTCGAGGTGGTCGAAAAG ATCGACGCGGAGTACCGTGAAATTAGCTACTTTTACAGTAGCGTCTCCAACAAGGTTCCCTATCTGCGTGACCCCATCGAGGCCGCCAATCTGGTCAACGATATCGAAAAGTATGTGACCAGTCGGGAGGCTGCCCTCCGCGCCAAGCTGGACAGTGCCTCGCAGTGTGCCCACGATATGAGCAAGGTCTCGACCCTGTACAACGATGTGATGAACATCTTCCAGTCGTTCATCAAGCTCAAGATGGACATCAATGTGGTGGCGGAGAGACTAAAGCAGGAGCAGCGCCAAAAAGAGCAACGAGAGCGAGATGCCCGCGACCAGGCCGAAAGGGAGAAGGCACAGAGGGAGGCGGAGGCCAAGGAGCGACTCTTCCGGGAGGAGCAATCCCGCCTGGAAAGTCAACGTCAGCAAGCGGCGATTGAGCAGGCACAGAGGGAGCTGGCCGCCAGGGAATTGGCTCTCCGAGAGCAGGCTGTTCGGGAAGAGGAGGCCAAACTGAAGGCTATCCGGGAACAGGCTTCCCGCGAGCAATTGGCCAGAGAGCAGGCGGCCAGGGAGGAAGAGTTGCGAATTCAAACTCTCCGGGAAATAGCCAAGCGAGAGGAGGAGGTGCGTCTACAGAGCAAAAGGGAGGAGGAGACCCGTATCCGCAGAGAGGAAGAGGATAGAATCCGGCGGGACAACGAAGCTCGCTCGAAGCGCGAAGAGGAGGCACGCATCCAACGCGAGGAGATCACCAGGCTGCAAACCCTTCGCGATCAGGTGGACCAGCAGCGCATAGTGACCGAAAACATACGGAAGGACATCCAGGTGAACTCCATTTTCACGGAGCTGCGCTACGCCTCGCCGCTCTTCATTCGTCCCCTGAAGGATGCCGTGACCCGTGAGGGTGATCGCTTCACCTTCGAGTGCGAGGTAACGGGCACTCCAGAACCCACAGTGGAGTGGTTCAAGGATGGCATCAGTATCCAAAACAACTCGGACTACAAGACCACCTTTGACAAGGGCATCTGCCGGTTAGTGATCGAGGAAACCTTTACGGCCGACTCGGCGCGTTTCAGTTGTCGTGCCTCGAATTTGGTGGGCACATGCGATACCAATGCCACCTTATCCGTGCGGGAAAATGCCGCTGAGGTGCAGTTGGTGCCGCCCAGGATCTTAAGATTCCTTGAGAGCGGCAAGGCCACCGAGGGTAGTTCCTTCCAGTTTGCCTGTGTGGTGGCTGGAGTTCCACTGCCCACGGTTCAGTGGTTCAAGAATGACAAGTGCATCGATGACTCACCGGATTATGTGATTAGCTATAATAATGGTGAGGCTACGCTGAGATTTGAGGAGGTATTCCTGGAGGACGATGCTGTGTACACTTGCAGTGCCTCAAATCCAGCGGGTATCGAGCATTGTTCAGCTTCTTTGATTGTGGAAC CTTTGGAGCCCACAGAGTTACCCAGTTTCAAGGTGCCCCTGTCTAATGCCATGGCCCGTGTGGGCCAGAAGATCAAGCTGGAGGCCATAGTGAGTGGCATTCCCAGGCCAGAAATCTATTGGCTGCACAACGGAAAACCCTTCCAGCCGCGCGATTCCAAG TATGAATACGGCCGCGTAACGCTGCTAATCCCGCAGGCTTATCCCAACGACGCCGGATCCTACGTCCTGAGCGCCAAGAACTTAGCTGGCGAGGCTTACACCAGTTGCAACGTGATAGTGAAGGGTCGCCTGCCCAACGAAACCTCCGATTCCGAGATGGCCAGCGATATTGAGCCCATTAAGCCGGCAGTACATCTGCCCCTCAAGGATGTCTCCATTTTCGAGGGCAAACCTGTGCGGCTGGACTGCGTCATTGTGGGTCAGCCGGAGCCGGAGGTTATCTGGTATCACAACGAGCGTCCCGTCAAGGAATCCGCCGATGTTCAGCTACTGTTCCAGGGCGATCGCTGTTCGCTAATTATCCAAGAGGTCTACCAGGAGGATGCTGGTCATTACAAGGTGGTGGCCATCAATTCAGCGGGCGAAACTTCTAGCAGTTGTGAGCTTAAGGTGACTCCTCTGAATCAGGCGGAACCCGCGACGAGGGCTCAGGCGGAGCGACAATCCATGCCTAAGGATACGCAGCCCAAGTTCGAGCGACTTCTTTCCGATGTCCTGGCCGATGAAGGAGAGCAGGTGATTTTGGAGGTTCAGGCCAGTGGAGATCAACCGCTGACGGCTCAGTGGTTCCTCACCAACAAGGATGTCCAACTGAGCGACAGGGTAACCACCAAAGCGGACTCCGAATCGGGCATCTTCAAGCTCATCCTGAACAATGTGAGTGCCGATGACAAGGGTGTGTATACCGTGAAAGTGTCCAATCGCGCGGGCGATGCCAAGTGCTTCTCGCATCTCATTGTAAAGTCCGTGAATGCTCCCGAAAATCGCCGCAGCAGCCAGTCATCCGTGGAGATTGTGGATCGCCATCAGTGCCCCGAATTCAGGGAGCTCTTCAGCGACAAACAGGGTCAAATCGATGATGTGATCAAGTTCGAGTGCATTGTCAAGGGCAAGCCCACGCCGAAAGTTCACTGGTTCTTCAACGATCAGCCCGTGCATGGTCACAACTTCCTGGTGTCCACCAGCGGCGATCGCCAGGTCTTGACCATTCAGAAGCTGACCCACGATGCCGTCGGCAAAATCAGCTGTGTGGCCGAAAATGAGGCGGGCAAGGCCACCTGTGTGGCCTTTTTGAACATTATTGGCAGCGGTCTGCCCGCCTCTAGTGATGTCCAAACCATGACCCAGGAACACAACACCGAATCATCGCGAGTGACGATCAAGAAGCAAACCTTTACCACAACCTCCACCTCGCAGGTGAACTCCTATGAGGGTAACGCTCCACAAACCGAGGTTCATCACTCCTCTGCCCACATCGATCAGTCGCTGAAGCAATTGGGCCAGCAGAGGCCCGAGATTGTGGAGAGCCATCACTACCAGGAGCTGCACAAGAGCAAGGAGATGAGCAGTCCCAGTGTGCAGCAAAAATCCTTCACCCTAATACAATCAAGTGCTCCCAATGGTCAGTCCGCCGTTGCCATTCCGGATTCTCCAACTCGCCTGAGGAGAGAGATTGCCCCTAGGTTCACCACTCCTCTCAGCGGTAAGATCGTGGATCAAGGCAGCGATGTCAGCATGGAGGCCATTTATGATGGCTTCCCCTCGCCCGAGATCAAGGTGGAGAAGAATGGTGGTCAGCTGTTTGACGACGCCCATACCAAGATCTCCAACAAGTGCAATCGCGTCACCATCGAACTGAAGCAGGTGAACGTGGCGGATGCGGGACGATATGCAGTGACAGCCTCCAATGCAGTGGGACAGTCTACCAGCACTGCGGATTTGGTTGTTAAGA agaCCATTTTTCCGCCTGTGTTTGGAAGACGCCTGCAGGCCCAAGTCAGCAAGAAGGGCGAGAAGCTGGTCATGGAGGTGGAGGTAACAGGACTACCCGATCCCACTGTGACTTGGCTGAAGGACGACAAGCCTCTAAAGGATGCCGGCATCTCACAGCATCGCCTGCTTGCCCAGGGCAACTCCTACAGACTTATCATCGAGAAAG CACAAACTTCAGACTCTGGCAAGTACATGGTCCGCGCTACGAATGCTGGTGGTGAGGCCAAAAGCATTGCCGACTGTGCCATCCTGGAGCCCTCGCCGGAACGCATGCAGGAGGTGGTAAAGACCATTGTCTATGAGACGGGTCCCGTCCAGATACCTTCTAGCGATTTCAAAACCGAA ATTCAGACTCCGACTCAGACTCAGAGCGAGCCACAGCCGTCGTTCGAAAACAGTCAAACGGATGTGACCAGTGCAAATGACCTGCACGGCCTGTCCGAGTCGAAAGTGATCACTGAGCATCGTTGCACCACAGAGGCAACCATGCGTCTAGAGCACAAGTCGAACTACCTGGACCTGCCCGAGCTGACGCCCCGTCCCAAGACACCGACCACAAACGACACAATCACCATCACAACGAACACTGCCGGCCAGGATCAGACCGATCAGAGCCAACCCACAACAGTCAAAGCCCCACCGCCGGCGGTGCCGCCAAAACCCTGCACGCCAGTAGTGGCCACCACTTTTGGCctacagcaacagcaacagccaccGCAGATGCAGACGCTAACCAGCACCAGATACGAGCAGAGCGAGCACAAGTCCAGCACCTCTACCTCCTCCTTTGACTATTTCAAGAAGATCGACGAGGAGACTATTAGCCAGCGACCCAAACCTTTGGCTTTTAAGCCCCTGGAGACGGTGGTGCGACAGCCACAAGCACAAACTCTGGCAGAAGAGCTAAGGAGCTTGAACTTGATACCAGGAGATGCCCCCGAGTTCTGCTATTCCCCCAAGCCAGAGAGGATGGAGCCCAAGGTACCCCTGATCAATGAGAAGATTAAGATCCTATCCGAAGTTCAGCCAAAGGAGCCACCACCACAGGGTGGGGTGCCAGTCTTCCCACCACCACTTCAGACCGTTCAACACgaaaccaccaccaccaaagAGGTCAAAGTGGAGTATGGACAACCTATAGTGAGACCTGCTGCTGTCTTGGCCACTCCTGCCCAGCAGAATCCTCGTTCACCCTCGCCCAAGCCCTCCGCCGAAGGTGTGGCCATGTCCCGACTTTGGACACCAAGTGGTGTCACTGGTTACTCCAGTGATGTCGAGCACAAGTCCGAGAAGACAGTGATCTCCTCAACGCTGGCTACACCTACACCAACCAAGGAGCTGAATGCACCTTTCCTGGTAAATCAAATAGTGAAGAGCATACCCCCACCGACCACAACATCGGCTCCGGTGACTCATGTCGTCAACGTACAACTGGAACCTGGAACCCCGCCAGAGATCTGCTTTGCACCCAAAGTGGAAGACACAACGTCGCGTCGTCGTTCCCTTGTGGAGAGTATGGAGCAAAAACTGGAACAGAATCTGATCCAAGGACCCAGTAAAGTCCTGCCCCATTCGGTGCCAACATTGACACCAGCTACAGCACCTCCTCCACAATCAAAGCCAATCCTGAGCAGCTCTACCTATCGCCCACCACCTCCAGTTCTGCCAAACCGACTGGGACTCTATGAGAGCGACTACGAGAGCGATCGCTACAAGTACAGTGGCAGTGAGTCGGATGTGGAGCCGGGAAATCGCAatcagcaacatcaacagGCCACCACGGAGACTTCGTTCAAGTCCAGTGGCTATACAGCAGATACTGAGGAGCACTCGAGCTATAGGAAATCGGAAACTAGTTTCTACGAGACTAAATCTTCGTCCTCGACACAACCGGGACAGATTCCCAAGCTGCACCCTGAACCACCGGCACCGGTTTACTTTACACCGAAGCCCCAAACGCAGGTGCCGCCACAAGCGAATTTCAGCAGCCAGGAGGCAAAG GACTACTACACCTCTTCTAGTTTGACCAGCAATTACTCACATAACATGCAGAGCAGCTCTTCCCATCATGAGACCAAGTTCTCTTCAACGACGGCTGGAGTAGCACCGCCACCAGTGGTTACCTATCCCAGTCCCATTCCCGCCCAGCGGAAGACACCGGCAGCAGAGTTCAGTGACTATAGCAGCGAGATTGATGAACGCTTCCGTTCGGTGTCGCGTGCCAATGAATCGGATGCGGAGATCAAGGGCTATCGTGTGGTATTCCCTCCCACACCCACTCCGCGTACAAATATTGCCGCCAATGGCCACAAATCCCCTGTGGTGGTAGTTACCCCCTCACCCATGGAATTCGAGCCAACGCCACCCGAGGTGGGCAGCAGCTATGCCAGGCCCAAGTTTGAGCCAATTGGCAAGGAGATACGCCATGAGATCAAGAGGGAGAGCAGCAGCTCCAAACAGCAGCAGTCAAAGTTTACGCAAAACCAGCAGCAAAGTCAGCCGGTTTATAAGCCCAAACCTGTGGCGGCCAAGTTTATAGCTGCcactcagcagcagcagcatcagccaCAGGCCAATGCCCGTCCGACCATGTACTACAATGCTGTTGCTGGAGCTCCGATGCACCTGGCCAAGGTGGCCACGGAGACCAAGAACGTGATGCAGATGCACGAGTCTACGGAGAGTTCGCAGCGAGTGGTGAATATGCAGCAGACCAAGCGGGTTATTCACTTTGATGGACCGCAGGAGCAGAGGGATCAGCAGATCGTGCTGGAGCCCTTCCCCTACAGTCCGGCCACGAGTCGTACACCCTCCAGGCAATCCCATCTCCCACCgccggccacgcccaccaaATTCGTGCCTGGAGAGTTCCGGGAGAGTGACTATGAGAGCGAAGTGGAGGGAGCACGCATCCAACCCTTGTGGTCACCGTATGGCGATGGTTTGACCAAGGGCTATCGACGTGTGGCACCACCCCAGGGAGCAGGAAGATCTTGCAGCTTGCCGCGAACTTATGAAAGGGTTTTGTCGCCCATGGAATTCGATCGGGGCCCCGAGATGCCCAGTAAGATCCATGTGGACATAAACACACTGCGGAAAGAGCAGCGCGGTGGCAGTACCGTGACCACCCAGCATCGCACTCAGTCCTTAAATAGGAACTCCACCAtgaggcagcagcaacagcaacagcagtccATGGATCAGATAGACAGGGCCGGAACTCTGCCCCGATATGGTTACAActcgctgcagcagcaggcagagAATCAGGGAAGGCGAATGGGTTCCACCTTTCTCCAAAAGTCCCATCAATTTGTGGAGGATGTGAGCAGGGATGTGAGGAGCAGCAATGCCTCGAATGGCATTCGACCGGGTTTCAAGAGGGCGCCCAGCGAAGGCAGCAACCAGCAGCCTCAAGCCTTCCGGGATGAGTCGCGGGTCTCTCAATACG GCACCAAATGCGTCGATCCCAATACCGGTTTAATCTATTTCAAATACGATTTCGGCTACGAATTTGGCATCCTGTTTCCCGGTGAGGGTCACAAGTTCGTCAGTAGCCAGTGGAACAGTAATAGCAGCGGCAGTAATGCCTCTAAACCCATCCAAAACGGACGCCACTCCCCATATCCCCTGAAACTGGCGCCGGGCAACAATGAGCTGGTCATACCCGTCCAGCACGAGAGATCCTCGCACGGCTACAGTTCCGATAACGAGATCCAACGCAGGAGTCAGGCATCCAGAAACTGGTCAAGTGGCAGGCCGATGGCCCCGCGTAGCTCTATCAACAGCCAGCAGAAGCGATACAGCCTGCCTAGCTGTCACAACCTCGACATCCACCTGGACCGACTCCATGCCCAGGCACCACGCCTGCCGCCGGATCAGATGGTCCGCACAG TGCCGGAACTGCCCAATACGGAACCCGTCAATGCGCATTTGAATCGCGATGAGCTGGCACAAAGGCAGCCATTATTCATAACG CCGCTAAAAGACATCGCGGTGGGCGTGGGCGGAACAGCGCGCTTCGAGTGCATTGTGCAGGCCCATCCGCAGCCGCAGGTCAACTGGACGCACAATGGCGGCCATCTGGAGTCCGGCAGTCGGCATTGCATCGAGTACCGGAACGGCGTGTGCCGGCTAACACTGCCGCAGGCCTATCCGG ATGACAACGGCAGCTATGCCTGCACCGCCATGAATCGGCTCGGAGCCGCCAGCACTAGCGGAAATTTGAATGTTTCGAGCACAAACCGCGGATTTAGATACTAA